In Hyalangium minutum, the genomic stretch GCGCGAGCGGAGAGAAGATGCCTCGTGCCACGCCGAGGCTCACCGCTGCGCACGCGCCCAGCTTCTGGAGCCCGGTCCACACGAAGGCGGCCCGGTTCTCCTTCGAGCGCACCAGCGCGTGGAGCAGCAGGCCTCCGAAGAGGACCATGAACATGCCGACGATGCCGAAGAAGTGGCGGCTCGTGGGAGTGGACTCGGCCTTGAGGAACCCGAGCTCGAAGCCCGGTGCCAAGAGCTGCACGGCGCCGCTGACCACCGTAGCGATCGAGATGGCGGCCAGAATCCTGCGCAGCCAGCGCTCTCCACGGTTCCTCATGACTGGGCCTCCACCCACCGCTGGGCGCTGGGACTCTCGGAGGCAGGCTTCCCGGCCTGGACGCGGGCGGGCTGCTCGGCGCGCAGCAGCTTGTGGGCGAAGTAGCCCATCATCGCCAGCCACTGCACGGTCCACAGCCCCACGCGGATGCGGTTGGTCGTCATCCACGCGGAGAGCACTTCGCGCAGGCGCTCGGAGTCGCGGATCCCCGAGGCCATCTCCGCGTTGTAACGGAAGATGAGGAACCGGGTGAGCAGTGTGGCCGCCACCACGCCCAGGAACACGGTGGCGGGGTACCAGCGCAGCGGGCTCTTGCGCTCGGCGAGGAACAGGCCCACGGCGGACACCAGCATCACCAGCGTCATCCAGGTGAAGAACCGGGTGGCGGCCGTCACCTGCGGGACGAACTGGAGGTAGTAGGTGTCCACCGTGAGCTGTGGCGCGATGGGGAACGAGAACAGCACCAGCGACCAGCCCGTCCCCAGGTACATGGAGGCACAGAGGAACAGCAGGCACGCGTTGAGCGTGTGGAGGACCGGGCGCTTCATGGGTGCGCTCCCATTCCGGCGTCGTCCGTGAGCGTGTCTGGCCGGCGCGGCTCTTCCTTCTCGGAGGCCTCGGTTTCGGGGACGTGCTCCGAGCCATCCGTCATGGCGGGAGTCCCGGGGGAAAGCGTGGACTGCCGGCCCGCAGCGGCCGGAGGCGCCAGCCACTGTTGGCTCAGCCCGAGGCTCACCACGCTCTCCAGGCCCTCGGGCTGGGGGGGCGGGAGGCTGGGAGAGCTGAGGAACCAGCACTCGAAGTGGTCATCCAGCTCGCCGCTCGAGGACGGGAGGAAGCCTACGAAGAACGGCTCCTGGGAGATGCCGAGCTTCTTCAGCGGCTGCACGCGCGGGTGCTCCCCCATCGTGAGCCGCGCCGAGGCCTTCTTCCCGAGCCGGAAGGCGAATTTCCCTCGGAAGTAGATGAAGGACTTCATCAGCATGCCGCGGAACTGGCAGTAGTTGGCGCCGCTGGCTCGCAGCGGGAGCCACGCCTTTCCGGGCCGATCGATCTCGATGCGCACCGCCAGCTGACCATCCTTGTCGTATTGGCTGCTGATGGTCTGGGCTCCGATGCGGAAGTCCAGGTTCGCCTGGTGCTTGGGCATGCCCCAGATGCCCTTGCCGCCCTTCACGGAGATCTCCGTGCTCACCGGCAGGTCCACCACGTACTGGCCCACGCCGTAGTGTTTCTGGAACAGCAACGGCAGCACCGTGGGCGCGGGCCTGGCGCCGTGGGTGCACGGGATGGCGATGCTGAACTCGATGTAGGGCCCGATGTCTGTGTCCCGGTAGTCAATCACCGTGACGAACAGCGCGGCCTTGTTCCCCCACAGCCGCAGCGGGTGCACCTCGTTCCCCGGGAGCAGCTGGGCGGCCGCTCCGGCGTCGATCGTGAACGCCGCCATCAGCGCCGGAGAGGCCCGGGAGTTGATGGGCAGCTCGTAGGGGATGCCATCCACCCTCGAGAAGCGTCCCGTCTGCTGCTTGATGCGTTGGGGTACCCTGAACATGGCTACGCTCCTTCACGCTGGCTTGTTGAGCTCGGCGAGGATGAGGGGGAACACGTCTCGGGCCGCGTCCTGGCCCATGAAGATGTCGAGGTGCCCGTAGTCCGGAATCACGTGCAGCGCGTGGTAGCCGGGCCGGTGCTGGGACAGCCGCTCATAGGTGCGCCGCTGGCTCTCGGGCAGGAAGCACCGGTTGAGCTCCCCCGCCAGGAAGATGAAGCGCGCGTCTGTCTCGGGAGGGCGCTCGGCCACGTCCTCGGGCAGCTCCCGGTAGCCCTCTACCGGCACAAGGTGCCCAGCCCGGAGGCACTCGGCCATCTGCTGGAAGAAGGTGAGCGGCACCTTGGCGAACTCGTGCTTGAGCCACTCGTGCGTCTCGGGGTTGAGGTTCTCGTGCCGCCACAGCGTGGGGAACCCCGTGCCGTACGTGAAGCTCGCCAGCCGGCACACCGTGTTGTCGCACTCGTGGTGGGTTGCTTTCACCAGCAGGGTGAGGGCCTTCGCCGTGAAGCCCTCCGCGTGCAGGCCCCACTGCGGATCCAGGTACGGCGTCAGCTTCGACACCACGGGCACTGCGTAGAATGCCTTGAGCCGTGCCGAGCGTGGCACCACGGGGTGCAGTGACACGGCGTTGCTGAGGATCACCTTCACCTGCGGGACGAGCCCCGCCATCGCCGACAGCATGAAGCTCGTTGAACCCTGGCAGTGGATGATGGCCTTCACCTCGTCGCGGCCCGTCTCCCGGACGATCGTCTCGATGGCCTTGGGGTGGTCATGGACGGCGGCTTGATCGAGCGTCCACGCGCTCGGCTCGACGTCGATGCTTGCGCGCCAGTTCTCCAGCCACACGTCGTAGCCGTCGTCCACGAGCGCATCCACGACCGTCCGTGACACGGGGGCGCGGAAGATGCCGGCCCGTACTCCCGCGCCGTGCACGAGCATCACCGGACCCTTGGTGGGCTCCTGGGCGCCGCGGATGTGGTGCAGGTTGAGCGAGCGGCCATCACCCGCCACGAATGGGACGACACGTTCCGTGTAGCCAGAAGGGGAGGAAGACTCGGCTTGCATGACGGGGCCACGCTCCTTGGCGAGGGCACACGGCTCCCGTGAGTCCCCACCACTGTCCCCCGCTCGCACGGCAGCGGAGGCCTCGCACCTGGTTGGAGCGGCCCTTCAGTGGATGTGACGGCGTGTGATTTTCCGGCGGTGCTCCCTGCTTACTTGCAGGGAGCCAGAGCAGGCAGGCGCCCGGTCAGCGCAGGCCGGCGCGGCGAGCCAGCTCCTTGGCCAGCTCGCGCAGCTCTTCGACGCCGGGAGCGCTGGGGCTCGTGTCGAAGACGACCTCGTAGCCGAGCCCGGCCTGGTTGATGGCCTCCGAGCGCGGGATGCGGGCACGCAGCACCGGGACGGTGGACTCCTTGAGCGCGGCGTCCATCGCGTCATTGGTGGCGGTGGTGCGGCGGTCCCAGAGGTTCACCACGGCTACGAGCTGGCCGCCCTCCTCCCGGGTGTCGCGCCAGGCGGTCTCGATCTCACCCAGGCCCTGCAGGGCGAAGGCGCCGGTGGGGACGGGTGCCACGACGACGTCGGCGAAATGGAGCACTGCCTCGGTGTAGGCGCCGAGGTTCGGAGGCGTGTCGGCGATGATGACGTCCGGGGTCCAGCTCAGCGTCTTGAGAGCGCGGGGGATGGCCTGGAGGCGGTGGCCCCACTGGAAGAGCTCGCGCTCCATGGCGGCCATGCGCGGCTGAGCGCGGGCGATGAAGAGGTTGGGACGCTTGGGCGAAGCCACCACCACGTCGTCCAGCTTGTGGCGAGGCCGAGGGCCGAATGTGTCCGCGACACAGGGGGCCTCGGCGGGCTCCAGGCCCAGCACCATGGAGGCGTGCGCCTGGGGATCGAGGTCCATCAACAGCACCCGGTGCCCGGAGTCCGCCAGGGCGGATGCGACGTGGACGCAGAGGGTGGTCTTCCCAACTCCGCCCTTGATGGTGGAGAACGCGATCATCGGCATGGCGTCTTCACCCTATACCGGAGCGTCATCCCCCGCGCACGGGCAACTCGCGAAAGGTCAGGTCGTGCTCGAGGCCCAAGCGCTGCACTGCCTCCACGAAGCGCTCGGTGCCGATGATCAGCGCCCATTCAAGCCGGAACAGGTCCAGATTCTGCGGCAGGGTGGACGTGGCGAGAATGGGGTGTTCCGGCAGATCGAAGGACTCGATGCCACATCTGGGGCAAGGCGGGGGCCGTTCCGGCAGGCAGTCCGGGTGGAACCTGCCCCAGGACAGCAACTCCATTTCCAGCAACTCCGGCGGGTTCTTCTTTCGAAAACGCAGCGCCGTGCGGCATCCCTTCAGCCCGCGCATCCCTTCAGCCTGCAAGCGCGCCAGAGCTTCGGGCTTCATGAGCAGTTCCCAGGGGTATGCCATGACCAGCGGGCCGAACTCTCCCTGGGCAGAGCCATTCAGGGGACCGAACGCTGCTCCTGCCCGGAGGCGGGCTCCAGGTGGGGCCCAGGGCCGCACCTGCTCACGCAGCCGTTCGAATTCCGCGTAGTCCTTCTCGACCCGAGGCATGTACTTCTGCTGCTCGTCGATCGGTAAGTGAGACAGGTCTACCGAGGGGTAGGCTTCCCCAGCCGTTGCCCCGTTGATATGGCACAAGGGACAGTACGCTCCGGGCAAGCCCCACGTGTGCCCGTAAGCATAGGTGCCCGAGTAGCGAGGCTGTGGGGCTTGTTCCAACGCGTAGAACCTCATGGCTCCTCAATAACCCGGAGGCAACAGTGGCGGCTGCTTCGAGTACGGCATAACCGGGCCAAACAGCTGGAACTCGTAGATGAGCTGTCCCGCATGCCGGTAAATCTCTTCCTTTGATGGTGGCTTGAGGATGTGCTGGTTGATGAACTGGGCCCATGCCGCGTTCCATGGACCCCCGTTCGCGCCTCGGTGGATGCTCCGATGCTTCTCCACCTCTAGAGGCATGACGTATTCATCAATGTCGATGTCTCGTCGAGTGAACCACTCCCGGAACATTTGAGGGAAGAGGTGGTGCTTCTCGTGAGGCTTGCGGCGTTCCTTGGCCGCCTCGTCCAGCATCTGCTGCTGGCTGGGTAACAGGGGAGGCTTGTGCCGCCAGGGGATGATGAAGACGGGCCGGGAATCCTGAGGCAGTTTCTGGGCGCTGCCCCAGAAGCGCTGGGTGGCTGCCGGTGGGCCGGGCAATGCCACGGTGCCGCCCCGGGTGCGCACCACGTGCCCAACGCTCTGGTGCGCCATCACCTCTCGGCATCGGTACAGTCCGCAGTGGGCGTCGTCGCACCATGCCACCAGGCTGTGCTCGTCTTGGCACACCTCTTCGAATGAGCCTGCTGGCCCTTCCGCTTCGGCGGCCGCGTGCTCGCTCCCAGAAGGGGGCGTCGTTGCACAAGCCACCAGTGCACAACTCAGCCAGAGCCACAGCCACCGCCCAGAGCGTCTGCCCATAGTGACGCGAGCATAGGCTCCTCACTCACGCAGCGGCACCGCTCGCTCGAGCACTGTGAGCATGGGGCGCCATGCCCTGGGATCAGCCCGGGATGCGCGAGAGGGCTGCGTCGAACAGCACCGTCTCCAGCCGCTCCTGGTCGTACTCGGACATGCCCTGGAACGCGAACGACAACCGGTAGTTGCCGATCTGCTTCCTCGAGGCGACCACCTTGGCCCGGCCGATGATGGGGTCCGCTCCGTCCGGCATCCTCAGCGTGTAGCCCACCATCTCGTTGTCCGCGGGCGGCTTGCCCAGCACCACCGAGAAGCCTCCCTTCGACACGTCCAGCGTCATGGCTCGTACGATGCCCACGCTCAAGCTCAGCTCGATCTGCATCGCCTGCGCGACGCGGAACGTCTGGCGCGCCATCTCCCCCGGCTTGAGCGTCATCCCCTGCGCCGCTGTCAGCGCTCGCGCGAACTGCTCACGTGCCTGGAGGTAGAGCGGCTTCTCGTCTTCCTTCAGTTGCTTCGCCCGTGCCCGCTTGTGGAGCGCTCGGAACTCTTGGAGCCATCCATTGATGCTCATGGCTGGATGGTATGCGCCCCTTCGAGCCGAGTGCACCTTCCCGGACGTTCCACTTTGGGGCAGGTCCATTTTGGGCGCTCCATTTCGGTGCGATCGAGGCCCTCGGCCCCCCGAAGAATCTCGAATTTCTTGAAGTTCCTCCAGGCATCCGAAGTGCATGGGCAGGCCTGTCCCCTCTGCAGGAGCTGCCATGCGCGTTCCCCCGTTGATCGTCCCTGACTCCAAGCCCCCTGTGTTCTGGATGAGCTTGGGAGCCACCTTGCTGGCGGGGCTCGTCATCCGCACGCTGCGTCGCAGGCACCGCCGGGCCAGCGCCTCCACCGTCAACAGCACAGGGCGGACAGTGCGGCAGTCAGCCTCGTCGAGGGCGAAGGCTCGTAGCCAGGCATTCCTGCTCGAGGCCCATGTGGCCGCGGCCCCGCGTGCATCGCGCGCTCGCTCGGCGGTGTACGAGCGATGAGCACGCACCGGGTGGAAGTGCATTACTTCGTGAAGCCCCCGGCGAACGCGAAGCGGACCGCTCGCGGCGCCTGGCCCGAGGTGATTTGGCAGAGCGAGTCCTCCCCCGAGGTGTTCCTGCGCGAGGTGGTGGACACCCTCTCGGGGTTCCTGCGGAAGGACGCCGAGTCACGGGCGGTGAAAACAGGGGAGACGCTTCCGGATTGCCAGTGATATTCGGCTCCGTGCGGCTTGGCCGCGCGGAGGACCGGATGCCGAAGTCACTGCCGAAGACGAAGCGGACGAAGGACAACGTGCTCGCGGAGCTGCGGGGGCTGCGCTCCGCGGACGCGCAGTGGAAGGAAGGCCGCACGTTCAGTCTCGTTTACTACGTGGATGACGAACACTCCCGGTTGCTCAAGGAGGCCTACGGCGAGTTCATGGCCGAGAACGGCCTGTCACCCCTGGCCTTCCCCTCGCTGCGCCGCATGGAGGCCGAGGTGGTCTCCATGGCCGCCGGGCTCTTCCACGGCGATGACGACGTGGCCGGCACGATGACCACGGGTGGCACCGAGAGCATCATGATGGCGGTGAAGACCGCCCGCGAGTGGGCCCGCAAGGAGAAGGGCATCGCCCGGCCGGAGATCATCGCTCCCCTCACGGTCCACCCGGCCTTCGAGAAGGCCGCGCACTACTTCGACGTGGAGATCCGCCACGCGGCCCCGGGGCCGGACTTCCGGGTGGACGTGCGCGAGGTGGAGCGGCTCATCACCCCGAACACGGCACTCATCGTCGGCAGCGCGCCGCCGTATCCGCATGGCGTGGTGGACCCCATCACCGAGCTGGCCGCGCTGGCGCAGTCACGGGGGCTGCTGTGCCACGTGGACGCATGCCTGGGTGGCTTTTTTCTCCCGTTCGCCAAGCAGCTCGGCCGTGACATTCCCCCGTTTGATTTCGAGGTGCCGGGCGTCACGTCGCTGTCCGCGGACCTTCACAAGTACGGCTACGCGGCGAAGGGGGCCTCCGTGGTGCTGTACCGGAACCGCGAGCTGCGGCGGCACCAGTTCTTCACGTACTCGGAGTGGCCCGGAGGGCTGTACATCTCGCCCTCCATGACGGGCACGCGGCCCGGTGGCGCCATTGCCGCAGCGTGGGCGGTGATGCACTACCTGGGCGAGGAGGGCTACCTCGACCACGCGCGCCGCATCCTCGCCACTACGGACAAGCTCCTCGCGGGCATCCGTGCCATTCCTGGCCTGCGCGTGCTCGGCGCGCCGCATGCGGGGGTGTTCGCGTTCACCTCGGACTCGGTCAACGTGTACGAGCTGGGCGACGCGATGGAGGGTCGCGGCTGGAAGCTGGACCGGCAGCAGAACCCTCCCGCCCTGCACTGCATGATCACCCCCGCGCATGAGCGCGTCGCGGACACGCTGCTGGCGGACCTGCGCGAGTGCGCCTCGAAGCTTGCGGCGGGCGAGCCCGCGCCCGAGGGCAGCGCGGCGATGTATGGCATGGTTGGCGCCATCCCGGATCGCCAGCAGGTGGACGGCTTCCTCTTGGACTTCCTCGACGGGGTGTTCGATCGCGGGTGAGGAGCGCGCTGATGACGGTCATCCAGGTGCTGTTCTGCATCCTCTTCCCGGCGGCGGCCATCTGGGCAGGCGAGCGCTTCCGGGCGGCGAAGTTCCTCGGGCCGGTGACGCTCTGCTACGTGGCGGGCGTCCTGGTGGCGAACCTCCCGGGGGTGCGGCTGGCCGAGGGCGCCTCCATGCGCGTGAGCGAGGTGGCGGTGCCGCTGGCCATCCCCCTGCTGCTCTTCTCCTCGGACGTGCGCCAGTGGCCGAGGCTCGCGCGCTCACTGCTCATCTCGTTTGCGCTGGCGTGTGTCGCGGCGGTGGTGGCTGCGGGATTCATCGGCTGGTTCTTCCGAGGTGAGACGGACGAGTGGTGGAAGATCGCCGGCATGCTCGTGGGTGTGTACGTGGGCGGGACGGTCAACATGGCCGCCATCGGCGGGGTGCTGGAGACGAAGAGCGAGACCTTCGTTCTGCTCAACACGGCGGACCTGGCCGCGGGCGGCCTCTACCTCATCTTCCTGCTCACCTTTGCGCAGCGGCTGTTGCTGCGCTTCATGCCGCCCTTCACCGCCGCCCCGCACCCCGAGCCCTTCGAGCACCCAGGCGAGGGGCTCGGCACGTGGACCCGGCACCACCTCCGCGACATGGGGCTGGGCTTCGGGCTCGCGGTGGCCATCGCGGCGGTGGCGGTTGGCGGGACGCTGCTCGCGTTCGGAAAGCTGGAGGCCAGCCCCGCGCTGCTGGGCATCACCAGCCTGGGCATCGCCGCCTCGCTCTTTCCTCGCGTGCGCCGGCTCCAGGGCGCCTACGAGCTGGGCGAGTACCTGCTGCTCATCTTCTGCGTGGCCATGGGCTCGCTGGCCGACTTGAGGATGCTCAGCGGAGGCAGCGTGACGCTGTTCGTCTACGTGTGGGCGGTGATGGGGCTGGCCATCGTCCTCCATGTCACCGCCTCTGCGCTGCTGCGTATCGATGCGGACAGCACCCTCATCTGCTCCACCGCCACCATCTATGGACCCGCGCAGATCGGCCCTGTTGCGGCGGCCATGAAAAATCGAGCCCTCGTCGGCCCCGGGTTGACCCTGGGGCTCGCAGGGATTGCCCTGGGCAATTACCTGGGGTTGCTGACGGCCTGGGGCCTGCGCTGGCTCGCGGGTGGGGGCTGATCCGCGCTCTTTCCGCAACTTTGAGAATCAGGGCCCGATAACCCGTGTAAGTCACTTCTTACACGAGGGTGTTGCCATGGTTGCTCCTATCTCTTCGAACCGGACCGCGGCGCTGACGGCCGCCTCCCGTACGACGATGCCCACCGTGCGTGAGGGCTCCAATGGCCCCGCGGTACGCGAGCTGCAGACGCTGCTGAAGTCCAAGGGCTTCAACCCCGGCCCCGTGGACGGCGCCTTCGGGCCCAAGACGAAGGCGGCGGTGCTGGCCTTCCAGCGCGCGCAGGGCATCTCCGTGGACGGCGTGGTGGGCCCCCAGACGTGGGGCAAGCTGAAGGGCGCGGGCGGCCCTGCTCCTTCGCCGAACCCCACCCCGGGCCCCGCGGCCAAGGGCACCGCCGAGGACTTCGTGCAGAAGGCCCTGGCGCAGCGCGGCGACCGCTACGTGTTCGGCGCGGAGACCAACCTGAACGACAAGAACCCGGACACGTTCGACTGCTCGGAGCTGGTGCAGTGGGCGGCGCACCAGGCGGGCGTGACCGTGCCGGACGGGACGATGAACCAGGTGCCGTTCTTCCGGCAGAAGGGCACGGAGGTCTCCGTGGATCAGGCGCTGAAGACGCGCGGGGCGCTGCTCTTCCGGCCGGGCCACGTGGCCATCAGCCTGGGCGACGGGCGCACCATCGAGGCGCGCGGCTCGGCCTATGGCGTGAACATCTTCAGCGCGCAGGGCCGCGGCTGGACGTCCGGCGCCCTCATCCCCGGGCTGAAGTACTGAGCTGTCTGCTTCCACCGAGATGAACCCGGGGGCTCGGCGCCGCGTAGCGCTGGGCCCCTGCTGCTTTCCGCTAATGTACCGGCGGCTTCGGGAAGAGCCAGGACGACAGCCGCCGGGCGAGCACCGGCATCAACGCATACGTCGTCAGGTACACCAGGAGCAGCCCGGCGAGGAGCGCGGCGATCAGCTCGGGCAATCCCTGCAGCAACTGCCTCAGGGGCGGCACGGTGAGGATGAGCAGCGGGTAGAGGCAGAGCACCGTCACCAACGTCATCCTGTGGAGCACGGGAGGCATCGCCCGGAGCCCGGGCGGGCGGAACCAGTACTCGAGCCCGGTGACGCGGCGGACGACCGGCGCTCCGGCGGCATAGGGCTCGGCGCGCCTCAGCCAGTCGGCGCGGACAGGAGATTCGTCCCAGGCGCGCAAGTGCGCGTACGTCTCGAAGCGGAAGACGAGCACATAGTCCCCGGTGGCGGTATTCGGCGGACGGATGACGTCGACGCCCAGGTGGCCGGGGAAGAGCACGGCATCGGCGGTGACGCCCTGGAGCCACTCCTCGAACCACGCCTCGGTGCCGGGCTTCATGCGCCGGCTGATGATGACGGTGACGGGGCCCTCGGAGTCCGAGGGCTCGGTGGCGGACGCGCTCATCGGGGCCATTCTACTCGCGCGTGACGGCGCGCAAGATGATCTCTCGGCGCTGGTCCAGCAGGCGCAGGGCGAGCGGCAGGAGGGCCCGGTACAGCACGGCGTAGAGCCCGGCGCACAGGGCAATCATTGCCGCGGTCTGGAGGGTAGGC encodes the following:
- a CDS encoding acetoacetate decarboxylase family protein, encoding MFRVPQRIKQQTGRFSRVDGIPYELPINSRASPALMAAFTIDAGAAAQLLPGNEVHPLRLWGNKAALFVTVIDYRDTDIGPYIEFSIAIPCTHGARPAPTVLPLLFQKHYGVGQYVVDLPVSTEISVKGGKGIWGMPKHQANLDFRIGAQTISSQYDKDGQLAVRIEIDRPGKAWLPLRASGANYCQFRGMLMKSFIYFRGKFAFRLGKKASARLTMGEHPRVQPLKKLGISQEPFFVGFLPSSSGELDDHFECWFLSSPSLPPPQPEGLESVVSLGLSQQWLAPPAAAGRQSTLSPGTPAMTDGSEHVPETEASEKEEPRRPDTLTDDAGMGAHP
- a CDS encoding ParA family protein, translated to MPMIAFSTIKGGVGKTTLCVHVASALADSGHRVLLMDLDPQAHASMVLGLEPAEAPCVADTFGPRPRHKLDDVVVASPKRPNLFIARAQPRMAAMERELFQWGHRLQAIPRALKTLSWTPDVIIADTPPNLGAYTEAVLHFADVVVAPVPTGAFALQGLGEIETAWRDTREEGGQLVAVVNLWDRRTTATNDAMDAALKESTVPVLRARIPRSEAINQAGLGYEVVFDTSPSAPGVEELRELAKELARRAGLR
- a CDS encoding peptidoglycan-binding protein, which translates into the protein MVAPISSNRTAALTAASRTTMPTVREGSNGPAVRELQTLLKSKGFNPGPVDGAFGPKTKAAVLAFQRAQGISVDGVVGPQTWGKLKGAGGPAPSPNPTPGPAAKGTAEDFVQKALAQRGDRYVFGAETNLNDKNPDTFDCSELVQWAAHQAGVTVPDGTMNQVPFFRQKGTEVSVDQALKTRGALLFRPGHVAISLGDGRTIEARGSAYGVNIFSAQGRGWTSGALIPGLKY
- a CDS encoding DUF819 family protein, with amino-acid sequence MTVIQVLFCILFPAAAIWAGERFRAAKFLGPVTLCYVAGVLVANLPGVRLAEGASMRVSEVAVPLAIPLLLFSSDVRQWPRLARSLLISFALACVAAVVAAGFIGWFFRGETDEWWKIAGMLVGVYVGGTVNMAAIGGVLETKSETFVLLNTADLAAGGLYLIFLLTFAQRLLLRFMPPFTAAPHPEPFEHPGEGLGTWTRHHLRDMGLGFGLAVAIAAVAVGGTLLAFGKLEASPALLGITSLGIAASLFPRVRRLQGAYELGEYLLLIFCVAMGSLADLRMLSGGSVTLFVYVWAVMGLAIVLHVTASALLRIDADSTLICSTATIYGPAQIGPVAAAMKNRALVGPGLTLGLAGIALGNYLGLLTAWGLRWLAGGG
- a CDS encoding pyridoxal phosphate-dependent decarboxylase family protein: MPKSLPKTKRTKDNVLAELRGLRSADAQWKEGRTFSLVYYVDDEHSRLLKEAYGEFMAENGLSPLAFPSLRRMEAEVVSMAAGLFHGDDDVAGTMTTGGTESIMMAVKTAREWARKEKGIARPEIIAPLTVHPAFEKAAHYFDVEIRHAAPGPDFRVDVREVERLITPNTALIVGSAPPYPHGVVDPITELAALAQSRGLLCHVDACLGGFFLPFAKQLGRDIPPFDFEVPGVTSLSADLHKYGYAAKGASVVLYRNRELRRHQFFTYSEWPGGLYISPSMTGTRPGGAIAAAWAVMHYLGEEGYLDHARRILATTDKLLAGIRAIPGLRVLGAPHAGVFAFTSDSVNVYELGDAMEGRGWKLDRQQNPPALHCMITPAHERVADTLLADLRECASKLAAGEPAPEGSAAMYGMVGAIPDRQQVDGFLLDFLDGVFDRG
- a CDS encoding TIGR02269 family lipoprotein — encoded protein: MGRRSGRWLWLWLSCALVACATTPPSGSEHAAAEAEGPAGSFEEVCQDEHSLVAWCDDAHCGLYRCREVMAHQSVGHVVRTRGGTVALPGPPAATQRFWGSAQKLPQDSRPVFIIPWRHKPPLLPSQQQMLDEAAKERRKPHEKHHLFPQMFREWFTRRDIDIDEYVMPLEVEKHRSIHRGANGGPWNAAWAQFINQHILKPPSKEEIYRHAGQLIYEFQLFGPVMPYSKQPPLLPPGY
- a CDS encoding double-CXXCG motif protein, which translates into the protein MRFYALEQAPQPRYSGTYAYGHTWGLPGAYCPLCHINGATAGEAYPSVDLSHLPIDEQQKYMPRVEKDYAEFERLREQVRPWAPPGARLRAGAAFGPLNGSAQGEFGPLVMAYPWELLMKPEALARLQAEGMRGLKGCRTALRFRKKNPPELLEMELLSWGRFHPDCLPERPPPCPRCGIESFDLPEHPILATSTLPQNLDLFRLEWALIIGTERFVEAVQRLGLEHDLTFRELPVRGG
- a CDS encoding antibiotic biosynthesis monooxygenase, whose product is MSASATEPSDSEGPVTVIISRRMKPGTEAWFEEWLQGVTADAVLFPGHLGVDVIRPPNTATGDYVLVFRFETYAHLRAWDESPVRADWLRRAEPYAAGAPVVRRVTGLEYWFRPPGLRAMPPVLHRMTLVTVLCLYPLLILTVPPLRQLLQGLPELIAALLAGLLLVYLTTYALMPVLARRLSSWLFPKPPVH
- a CDS encoding PilZ domain-containing protein, which gives rise to MSINGWLQEFRALHKRARAKQLKEDEKPLYLQAREQFARALTAAQGMTLKPGEMARQTFRVAQAMQIELSLSVGIVRAMTLDVSKGGFSVVLGKPPADNEMVGYTLRMPDGADPIIGRAKVVASRKQIGNYRLSFAFQGMSEYDQERLETVLFDAALSRIPG